GCGTCACCACCCACGTCTGCAGCCAAAACGAGAACGTTGCGACGTCGCGCCGAGGGAGGCGTGTGCAGACGTAGTCTTTGGCCGAAGCAGGgccaagaaaaaacaaacaacaatttcaatttaccaCAAAATCGATTTCTAAATTGTACTCGCCAGGGACTAGGAGCTGCGGACTGCGGTTTTATAGCGCACAGAACGGGTGACAGATGTCGTTCTGGCTGTCGACGGTTCTGTATTGACAGGCGCAAGGTTGTAAGTGCATTGAATGCCTCATTAAATAGCTACAAATGCGTCTGGCAGATGTCGCAGGTTGTGTGCAGCGTGTGTGCGTAATTAATGcattttgctgttgcattttaCGGCTCAACAATTGTGTTGTTGCTTTCTGTGTTTGCCCCCTGAAATTAGATACACTTTGTCTTGCaaccaattgttgttgtgtaaaCACAAAATGGGGAGCAACCCGAACAATAACGCAGCCATTACCATTTCCTAAACGAACGTTAATTacttgacaacaacaaaaacaagtgcTAATGTATGAAAAACGTTTTACGCGTGGCACCAGCTACTTGAAAATGGCTGTCAATTCAAATTGCGCGCCACTCGACGCAAGAACTGCAAGCCCGCCATTTGCACTGCTTGTTCTTGTAGAGATACAAGTGGAGAGAAAGAAACAGCAAGACTACTTTAGGTATGTTGCCCTCTCAGTTTTCTATGTTTGATTCGCTGAAAGGATTTGCAGACTGCATTATACTCTCGCTggaaataaacatatttggaAGCCAGAAGAATGCAACAAAGCCAGGCATAAGTTCTCCTCAGCGTCGTGTGTCGCCGGTGCCAAGCCATAAAACTGAAAATGCTCATAATCTATATCTCTCCCTTCTTCTTGGTTAAGCGCAGTCCTAAGCCGTGGTTTTAAACTAGAGCGGAGCCAAACCCATTTAGAAACCTACCaagcaatttatgcaaatggaCTCAGCTGTGGGCCCGGGTCCGAGACCGGGGATGGTACAATTAACAAAGCGTGTAATTTTTCATTCTTAGCGTGTGAACAATGGCACAAACAATTGCCGGATAGCAAAAATCCACCCACACATGCAGGCAGGCGGCTGGTCCGACCCACGCGAACTGCACATCATTTTTGCAAATCCTTGAGAACAATtaaaactaacaacaacaataatggccGCTGTCAAGTGCGCGTCCTGCGCTCGGTCGTTGTTCGCATTGTCAGTGCCCTTTGTTTACAAGCCTATTGAGTGCAAACTACAACAGTATTTAAGTTCTCtatataatttgcatattattcCTTTGTCCGAACACTTTACCTTCTACCTGACTTGGGCGTTTGAAAACTAACCACATACAtacgcatgcatacatacacatgtatgaACATTTTACAACAACACCGCTCTCCAATTAGCTTATCGATAATTCACGAGTATCGAAATATCGACAGCGCAGATGAAAGTTCAGCTTTTCTCACGTGATAAAGCTATGAATGATATATAATGGAGTtcgatattataataaatggTTTATCCTTATTATTACTTTTAGACAATCTATTTTGTGAATGCTTACTTTGCATATTATTTGCAtagttgttattttgttttcttatcaTTTTGGCCGTTCTCCAACGATCTTTCTCGATCTAATAATCGAAGGGTGACACACTGGTCAAGGTCAATTAATCATTAAAAGGGCTCCATCGCCATTTTAGTCACGCACCCATCTCTACTATTTAATGCCTTCTGCATTGAAACACTGCTGGTGTGGAAAGAAAATCCCGAAATGAGTTTGAATAACAAAGTTCCAGATTTGTTTTGTGCTGAAATTGATGATGACAACGACTCTTTTCACTCCTTCGCTCAAAGCAGTATCGAACCATCTGAGTTGGGATCTCTTTCCGACATAGACGATGGCCCCGAAGATTCAAATTCAGATTCCTCTGCTGAGTTtgagtttaaaaaaaatgctgtCAAGATTGTAAGTACATATAGCAACTATTTTAATCATAATATTTATCTAATCACTTTTGAACCTTTTCGCATCAAACAGAAGCCAACCCTACGTGTTGATTGCCAGGCTTCGGAGTCGCTTGCCACAAGTAACTCCAGCGCAAGCGCTTCGGTGGCAAAACCGGTCCAATATGAATCAACTCCTTCGCGAACCCCAATGTGCCATCATATGGTGCCGAAGTTGGCAGGCAATTCTCAGATGCCCGATATGGACCTCTTCAACATGGACGCATCTCCTTCAGTCCGCCCGATAAAGAAGGATGCCCTCGATATAAGTCCCAATACGGAGGCATTGCAAAGATTTGCCTTCACGGAAATCTGGATTGAAGAGCAGCAAAACTATCCGGAACGTAAACGTTCGCTCACACGCGAATTTACGGCTGCTTTAGATGACTACTTCCATACGAAAAACAACGAACAAGTTGAATGTATTTCGCTAGAGGAGCAGCAGAAAGGCAAACTTTACAAGCAGCTCTTTGTGGCCCCAAACAAGGTAAATCCACTTAAAATCATTTCCTTAAATATGCCATAATCCCTATTTCTACAGTCGAGTAGCGGCCAAACAGCTAGCTTCCAAACAACACCCGAAATCAAGCCGTACGTTTCGCCCTTTGAGGATTTGCCAGTAGTGGCTGAGGAAAGTATTTTAGCTGGCCAAAAACCACACATCGTTGTACCGGCTGGCTACGATCTAACCAATCTATGGGAGTACAAGAATCCCAATCACTGGCATCGACGCCGCACCACCTTCAATGATTATCATCCCTAACAGCAATCTCTGCAAGCAAAGAGTTGCATATCAGTTAAGTCACGTTGAAGTTTATATACTTAGTATGTTCTCACTTTAGAGGCATTAATAAAATTCTGGTTTCAGACAGTTCTGAAATAATTAAAGACTTTGCAAAAGGTCTccgattaaaaaaaaaaaaagattctTAAGCGCAAGTTTCAGCCAGATCCCGTGCGATCATGAGTGTACATTGCATCCTGCGTGCCTCGTATAGGCTTGGAAAGCACGAACAAGTTGCAACGTAACGTCTACGGTTGGCGCCCATCTCTACTCTAAATGATTTCATTGCGCTGCCGATAAAATTGTCGCCAGCGAAATGTCCACGACTTTGATTTTGGCCGCCATAACATTAATTTCCAACGAaattacatacacacaagAGAGACGAAGGCAGAGAGGTAGGgagcgcaacaacaactgcaatcacaacaacaaacaataaaagcaggAGCATATGCATAGCAAACACAAGGCCTGGGACAAAAAGTTCGCTTATCTGCCGCTGGAAGATCAGAGCTCGGGACGGCGCTTATTCGACTTTGACATGTGAACGTTTTTGAACCTGCGCCTAGCTCTGGTTTGTGGAGCACTCTGGCTGCTGCTCCTAAATgagaattcaataaattttagcAAATAACCCGAAGAAACGGCTACAACAACACAATAGCCGTTTGGCGTCGTTAGTCTTTTTGGCGACGTTTAACATGAATATGCAGTGTGGCTAATGTGGAGCCCATAAACACTTCCAGCGGCAACATGAATGGGACTGCAACCCCACAGCCGACAGGCAACAGATGTCCCCACCGAGAAGAAAACAGGTTGTTGCTACGTGTGCGGCGGGCATGGAGCTGTCGTCGGAGCAGAAAGTTGGGGAATCAGCCGCTTAACAATTGTTTCTTAACGCgatttgaaatgaaatgccaCCGTCGAAGATTTGCAATTTAGGCAATAGCCGTGTCTCGCTTCGGCTACCGCTTGGCCAACTCTGGTGGCCATTCAAAGATGCCGCCGCATTTCCGTTGGCCAGCGCAACAAGTTGCATGTGTGAGGCTTTGACTGAAACAATTTTGCATGTAAATGGCAAACAACTACAACGTGAAAACATCAATTACATTTGCTCTTACCTTGCGGCGAACCGCTGGCCAGGATTACCTGGCGATCGTCGCGCTCAATCAGCGCACTGGCGCTGGCGCCAGCATTTAAGATGCGGCGCTCTCTGATCTGCTGATAAGCTCATGTCGTCGgcattgtagttgttgcttgTCGACGAACCCAAGCGGAGCATATGAACGGGAGAGCATATTGTGGGACTCTGCAAGCCACGGTGAGTTCGAGTTGGAGCTGGAACTGGTTTTTATGACTAACATGCGAAAGATAGGAGACGCACTTatgcatacaaaaaatgtGAGCAAAATGGAAGCACAGAAAAGacttaaaaactaaatgaaaactCAGCTAAATCTAAATTAATGCCTCAGGTCAAGAGAGATTATGGGACTACAGATAATAGTCTTACAAAGACGAACTGATTTAATACATATTGCCTAGAaagttttatacaaaaactttactTCTAGTTATTTGATCCTATAGAGCTATTCACATGATATAGATTCCAATGTCTATGTTCTTTTGATCAAGGAAGGAAATACCAAACTtagattttctttttgccacTCAACTAAGGCAGATTCTGACATATGCTTATGAGACTTTACACTGGACTACAAGGAATATATGCATAACATATGGAGTCGAAGATGTATAATTCTGCTAGCTCTATAAATTGTTAACCAAACCTAGGCAGAGTACATAGGAAGCGACAACTAAATTAAGTATATTTACTTTCAGTGTCAATTAAGTGAAAACTTTTCTTgtgatacattttttataatgaTATTGAATATTGCCCGAGGCAAAGCTCTACAATTATATTAAGCAACGATTTCAGGTATTCCTTGATCTTTTAATGCAGCTATAAAAAAATGCTTAGCTGAAATTCTtctaaaaaatctttattTGCGCGCATTAAAATGCCAAAGACAATAAATCCATTACGAAAtcatttaaacaattaaaattgcataatAAATACTTAGGATAAATACTGATGGTAAATACCTGGAAATCTTAATTAACTGCAAAATATCACAATTTAACTTACTGACTACGCCGCAGACGACGCTGGCAACTAAACGCTAATTAAATGTATAAGGCACTTAGGAGCAACAACTGAAATGggagcagcaactgctgctccGCACGGCAGCTAAATCGAGACGCTCGTTCCTAATATGTCCAAGATGCTGAAGCTGCTGCGCTTGGGCTTTGGCAAaacggcagctgctgcggcagcatTGGCAATACCAGCGATTCGGCTAATCGATTCGGATTCCAGGTCGGGCTCAGCTGTGCTGGTCGTGGTGCCCACTACGTCTACAAAGGTATCGGTCTCTGGCTCCGCGGCCGAGTCACAGCTGGAGGAGGCGCACGACGAGTCGGGCGATGGCGGCGAGTGCGCCCAACTTGGATAGCTGGCGATGTGTCTGGCATATTGAATGGATGCCAGGGCCGGCGGTGGCGCTGACAGAAAGATATTGGCCTCCAGTGTATCCAGCAGATAATGGCGCGGCACTAGTAGACCAGCGGGCTGCTGGTGCGGCATCGACAGCTCGTCGGTCAGACGCATGCGTTTAGCCGACGGCGAAACTGTGCGCTCCATATCGCTGGCAGCTCCTGTTCCTGCTGTGCTCGCCTGAGCAGTTGCAGGAGGGGACTCGCTAAGCTTGCGCTTGCAGCGCGACTGACCTGACTCACGAAAGCCCTTGGCAAAGGGATTGTTGTCAATCTTCAACTTCGTGATGCGATCATTCTGCAATATGGAAGTGAAACATTAGTAACTCATCAATTGATCGAATGGGGCTTAGATCACATACCTGATAGGCTGTCACCGCTATA
The sequence above is a segment of the Drosophila virilis strain 15010-1051.87 chromosome 3, Dvir_AGI_RSII-ME, whole genome shotgun sequence genome. Coding sequences within it:
- the LOC6623952 gene encoding uncharacterized protein, which produces MSLNNKVPDLFCAEIDDDNDSFHSFAQSSIEPSELGSLSDIDDGPEDSNSDSSAEFEFKKNAVKIKPTLRVDCQASESLATSNSSASASVAKPVQYESTPSRTPMCHHMVPKLAGNSQMPDMDLFNMDASPSVRPIKKDALDISPNTEALQRFAFTEIWIEEQQNYPERKRSLTREFTAALDDYFHTKNNEQVECISLEEQQKGKLYKQLFVAPNKSSSGQTASFQTTPEIKPYVSPFEDLPVVAEESILAGQKPHIVVPAGYDLTNLWEYKNPNHWHRRRTTFNDYHP